The Coffea arabica cultivar ET-39 chromosome 6e, Coffea Arabica ET-39 HiFi, whole genome shotgun sequence genome contains the following window.
CCCCATGTTGACCTCACTAGTCTCCCGGGCATGAAAATGTGCAGCAACCCGCCCCTCCGGACTCGGTATTGTCATGCAGGAGATAAAAAGGCACTAAAGGACTTGTTGCCAGTGAAGATGATGTTATGTGGGCGATAGGCACTAAGCGGGCGTGGGGTGGGATGCCGTAGATTGTCTTCAATTTTCGGAACAAACCAAGCCAACGAAAAGAGTCCTATTTTTCTCAAACTCGAGACTTGTTTCTCTAGTTAGCATCGCTTGGTGAAGAAATCTATGGATAAAGATCGGAACAAGAACATAAACAGACAAGATACGTTCGTAAGCGTGATCTTCATGCCCAAATCAAATCTACTGCAAATTATATAAAGTTATGACATAGAAGATACGAGAGTCATTTTTTCTTGTCTACACTCTTGTGGCGTTTACCATTTGAGCCTTGACCTGCGAGATCCTAAAAAATTTGCTTACCTTTTACCAATTGGGGCCTCGACAGACTAGATTCTCTGCAAATTTGCTTACATCGACAATGCCAACTTGCTAACGAACAATTCTAAAAGAAGATAATGGTAAGACTCTAAAACATAAACAAGACTTCACAGGATCAGAAGATTTGATCTTGACCCCGTAAATAAATATTTCTTGCGTGGCCTGTTCACATAGTAATGCAACCAAACTGAAGATAGGCGCACCCCTCATTAAATGATGATGTAACaacaaaaccaaccattgaaattgTAAGAATATCTattaaaatgaagagatttctATATAACAAAGCATCAGAGCAAGGGTTTGGTAGGGAAGCAGCCAAGCTTTTTGTTCCCTAAATTGCAAACAAACATAATATAAGTCCATTAAAGACATTATAAAGTGATATTTCTATACTACTTTTGTCAAAACACCACTGATCCTGAGTTGGCCTTGAGTAGTGACAACTACTGCCTGCCTCGCTTCAAGCTGCAAGATGGACATTtgtattgctttatattttcagCTTTAGCAGGGGTAATTTTCACACACTTCCCATGGAACCACCTCTCACAAATGTCACAACCAATCCAAAACTCATCTGCATTATAATTTCCCCCACAGCTGCCACAAAGTGTTTCGCTGTGTTCATCGTCATCCTCTTCATAACTTTCATCTGCCAATCTTGGATTGCTTTTAGCCGGACCATCATTTGATCTCTGCAAATAAAGATCACACGTCAAGGATGGAAGTGCAAATGTAAATCAAATATAAACCAGAAGAATGTTCAAAAAATTAGTTTCTTCTGTTTCCGTGACTGAGGGTAATCTAGTTGTCTCATGGTATATAAATGACAATGCAGCATATAGTCCTTGGAAGGAGGACACGCAAGGAAAGGGTAATAGACAAATTTGGGTCAGTTGTGCTGGTTCCTTGAAAAAGCCAGTTGCAGAAATCAAACTTCAAATAAAAGTATCTAAAAGTTACACATTGTTATATAAAATGCGCCATTAAGTGCTGGTCATACAATCAGAATTAGAAGATTATCTCCACAGCATAATTCATCAGCCAAAGAAGTCACCCCAATTTAAatgggaagaaagaaagaaatacaaTTAGAGAACAAACAACAGCCACTTGAACTTCATTACTATCGACATACCTTTGTGCTGCCACGAGATCTGCTTCCACTATCCACACTGGgcttttcttttgcaggtttcctGTCTGTCACAACCTCAAAGACAGTTGGAAGATCGTTGATTAAGCTGAATAAACGCTTCCTGTCCAGAAAGCAGCATAAATAGTTTTGGATTAGTAACTTCATACCACAATCTGTTAATCTGGTTCCACACAGACACACAGAAATAATGGAATCATAAACGATTAACTAAATGTTCGAGGATCAAAAAGAGGCGGTCATGCATATCAACACAACACTACATTAGTTCACGTCATAGGCATATGCCAACTTTCACAATAATATCATGCAACTGCTGATTTGATACTTTACCTCTCTGAAAGAGCTCGAATTAGTATAATATCATGCTTGGTctgctagagagagagagagtaaaaaCGATGGATTAACAATTGTTTCTAGTAATGTGGCAAGCTCACTACCTTGAAGATAAGTGCACAACCTATGAAATATCAAGGCATCACAGTATACCAGCCAAAACAGCAGATTAGGACATCTTGCATATTGGAAAGAATTTGACTAATTACCATACCTAATTTTGATTTACTGTACAAATTAAGATCAAGCAATATTAAGAAGTCCCAGAACTGAAAGAGCTGGAGTGAAGGAACAGATAACTGGTTTTGAATCAAGGTATACCAGTCAAAACAATGTGTAGGACATCTTGAATCTTTAGAAGAATTTGATTGCACCATAGCAAATTTAAGTTAAATTTTACATATTGATAACAAGCCATAGTGGCTGAAGGTGAGATCAGGACAAAAGGCTTAGTCATTAATGCCAAAACAAGCCAATTAAGCATCCAAAACCTCGCAACCCAGCTTCCACCCCACGCAGCGAgcacctcccccccccccccccccgagagagagagagagagtgtgtgtgtgtgtgtaagcATTTACAGAATAATTAGTGATTGATGAACTTGATTGCGTACGAGATATTAGTAACAGCGCTCATATCTAAGCAAAATATGCTTGATCAGATAGACAAACATATCTCTGACCAATTGAAAGTTTCACAAGGATCATTATATTTCCAGGCAAACTGCAAAAGCTTGATGGCACATCAGAAACGTTGCTTAAACTCATAGAAGATATGCTGTTTTGC
Protein-coding sequences here:
- the LOC113697066 gene encoding PHD finger protein ALFIN-LIKE 1-like, with translation MSSVSSNPRTVEEIFKDYSARRAGIVRALTYDVDDFYGLCDPEKENLCLYGHPNETWEVNLPAEEVPPELPEPALGINFARDGMNRRDWLSLVAVHSDCWLLSVAFYLGARLNRNERKRLFSLINDLPTVFEVVTDRKPAKEKPSVDSGSRSRGSTKRSNDGPAKSNPRLADESYEEDDDEHSETLCGSCGGNYNADEFWIGCDICERWFHGKCVKITPAKAENIKQYKCPSCSLKRGRQ